The following coding sequences are from one Capsicum annuum cultivar UCD-10X-F1 chromosome 3, UCD10Xv1.1, whole genome shotgun sequence window:
- the LOC107870635 gene encoding uncharacterized protein LOC107870635 produces the protein MASKSSMKGFYKQKKNTGSITKSKSTKPKNSAAIGSNVTQPSALISHGSLDLKDNYDQNEEVLRQFDMNMVYGPCLGMSRLNRWERAKKLGLNPPTEVERLLKSTKVGKECLWDGRV, from the exons atggcatcaaaatctagcatGAAAGGATTCTACAAGCAAAAGAAGAATACTGGTAGCATCACAAAATCAAAATCCACAAAACCAAAAAACTCAGCAGCAATTGGCTCTAATGTTACTCAGCCATCAGCACTCATCTCTCATGGCTCTCTTGATTTGAAAG ATAATTATGATCAGAATGAGGAAGTGTTGAGGCAGTTCGACATGAATATGGTTTACGGGCCATGCCTTGGAATGAGTAGACTGAACCGGTGGGAGCGTGCCAAGAAACTTGGTTTGAACCCTCCAACAGAAGTGGAGCGCCTTTTAAAGTCGACCAAAGTAGGCAAAGAGTGCCTGTGGGATGGTCGCGTTTAG